A region of Campylobacter armoricus DNA encodes the following proteins:
- a CDS encoding pyridoxamine 5'-phosphate oxidase family protein, producing the protein MDERIKKFIHSQKLLSLSMLDEDGGIYCASCYYAFDEKKLALIFASEEHTKHIQLAYKTPKIAVNIALNTDIINLIKGVQIKAIFQKATKEQEILYYEKFPFAKFAKASIFASNIYWAKYTDNKILLSKKLEFFI; encoded by the coding sequence ATGGATGAAAGAATTAAAAAATTTATTCATTCACAAAAACTTCTTAGTTTAAGTATGCTTGATGAAGACGGCGGAATATATTGTGCAAGCTGTTATTATGCTTTTGATGAAAAAAAATTAGCTCTTATTTTTGCCAGCGAAGAACATACTAAACATATCCAACTTGCATATAAAACTCCAAAAATAGCTGTTAATATAGCACTAAATACAGATATTATCAACCTTATTAAAGGAGTTCAAATTAAAGCTATTTTTCAAAAGGCTACCAAAGAACAAGAAATATTATACTATGAAAAATTTCCTTTTGCAAAATTTGCAAAAGCATCAATTTTTGCTTCAAATATTTACTGGGCAAAATACACAGATAATAAAATTTTGCTTTCTAAAAAATTAGAATTTTTTATCTAA
- a CDS encoding methyl-accepting chemotaxis protein, protein MIISYNLKPIAIISSGLHNFFNYLNHKDAHSHPIKLKTQDEFGKMADEINENINTIKEALSKDAKAIEESVKVAKKIETGELNLQITSHANNPQIQELIEVLNSMLATLQIKIGSNLNDIESVFNSYKHLDFTASINAPKGDIEKAINALGNEIKNMLLQSLKQGELLNQKAEALKQSMQELTNDATHQTSSLQESARALEQMNSAMSEISIKAQDVVKQSNDIKNVTTVISDIADQINLLALNAAIEAARAGEHGRGFAVVADEVRNLAERTQKSLGEIEANTNILAQSINDMGDAIKEEANDISQINDSVSTIGQLTQQNSKTAVETNSIANEVGTLAHEILSETKKRRF, encoded by the coding sequence ATGATTATTTCTTATAATCTCAAACCTATAGCTATTATTTCTTCAGGTTTGCATAACTTCTTTAATTATTTAAATCACAAAGATGCACATTCTCATCCTATAAAACTCAAAACACAAGATGAATTTGGAAAAATGGCAGATGAAATAAATGAAAATATAAACACGATTAAAGAAGCACTTAGTAAAGACGCTAAAGCTATAGAAGAATCAGTAAAAGTAGCTAAAAAAATAGAAACAGGAGAACTTAATCTACAAATCACTTCACACGCAAATAATCCACAAATCCAAGAACTTATCGAAGTCTTAAATAGTATGCTTGCAACTTTACAAATAAAAATTGGTAGTAATTTAAATGATATTGAGTCTGTATTTAATAGCTACAAACATCTTGATTTTACCGCTTCAATTAACGCACCAAAAGGAGATATAGAAAAAGCAATTAATGCTTTAGGTAATGAAATTAAAAATATGCTTTTGCAATCACTAAAACAAGGTGAATTATTAAACCAAAAAGCAGAAGCTTTAAAACAAAGTATGCAAGAATTAACAAATGATGCAACACACCAAACATCTTCCTTACAAGAAAGTGCAAGAGCCTTAGAACAAATGAATTCGGCTATGAGCGAAATTTCAATCAAAGCTCAAGATGTAGTTAAACAAAGCAATGATATAAAAAATGTTACTACTGTTATTTCAGATATAGCCGATCAAATTAACCTGCTTGCATTAAATGCTGCTATTGAAGCTGCTCGTGCTGGAGAGCATGGTAGAGGCTTTGCTGTTGTTGCTGATGAAGTTAGAAACCTTGCCGAAAGAACTCAAAAGTCTTTAGGTGAAATAGAAGCTAATACTAATATCTTAGCTCAATCCATTAACGATATGGGAGATGCTATAAAAGAAGAAGCAAATGATATAAGTCAAATTAATGATTCTGTATCAACTATAGGACAACTAACTCAACAAAATTCTAAAACAGCAGTAGAAACTAATTCTATAGCAAATGAGGTAGGAACTTTAGCACACGAAATTCTAAGCGAGACAAAAAAGAGAAGATTTTAA
- a CDS encoding ATP-binding protein, which translates to MQISSYNSQNFSMDIKTKNGNHLSFSMYDKKEAKLDKDGNSASLSLRNQFGFSFSYSGSKLTQDEINEIKDAVAKIQPQIDEFMKNSRVGTLKPKELITTAMKIGNALPEPKDEEHKKATLHELFNTMDKSLNKEIAKTDLDDIKKQIFQDSTKLLEEIWEQYNKQKQKNEEENNKEFGFYA; encoded by the coding sequence ATGCAAATTTCTAGTTATAATTCTCAAAATTTTTCTATGGACATTAAAACAAAAAATGGTAATCACTTATCTTTTTCTATGTATGATAAAAAAGAAGCAAAATTAGATAAAGATGGAAATTCAGCATCTTTAAGCCTAAGAAATCAATTTGGTTTTTCATTTTCATATAGTGGGAGCAAACTTACACAAGATGAAATCAATGAAATAAAAGATGCGGTTGCAAAAATACAACCTCAAATTGATGAATTTATGAAAAACTCAAGAGTAGGAACTTTAAAACCAAAAGAACTTATCACAACAGCTATGAAAATAGGCAATGCGTTGCCTGAACCAAAAGATGAAGAACACAAAAAAGCTACATTACACGAATTATTTAATACTATGGATAAAAGTTTAAATAAAGAAATAGCAAAAACTGATCTTGATGACATTAAAAAACAAATTTTCCAAGATAGCACTAAATTACTAGAAGAAATTTGGGAACAATATAACAAACAAAAACAAAAAAACGAAGAAGAAAATAATAAAGAATTTGGATTTTATGCTTAA
- the dut gene encoding dUTPase: MEVKDILKSMLELQQKLNDDTNGIGWENGYTKEGKLISFRRCIYMECAELIDSFAWKHWKNIHTPANWDNVRIEIVDIWHFILSLILEEYKERQILDKNFIAEEVSSVTFFDDFCKETSNPSDTDIYGILNDIELIIHKCSGFDYDLGELLSVYFVLARKCGLNFFELYKIYIGKNILNQFRQENGYKEGSYKKIWNGIEDNEVLNQILKETLEYKKIYQKLQETYNQTK, translated from the coding sequence ATGGAAGTAAAAGATATTTTAAAAAGTATGCTAGAACTCCAGCAAAAACTAAATGATGATACTAATGGTATAGGCTGGGAAAATGGCTATACCAAAGAAGGTAAATTAATTAGTTTTAGAAGATGTATTTATATGGAGTGTGCGGAGCTTATTGATTCTTTTGCTTGGAAACATTGGAAAAATATCCACACTCCTGCAAATTGGGATAATGTACGCATTGAAATAGTAGATATTTGGCATTTTATTTTAAGCTTAATTTTAGAAGAATATAAAGAAAGGCAAATTCTTGATAAAAATTTTATTGCAGAAGAAGTTTCTTCTGTAACTTTTTTTGATGATTTTTGCAAAGAAACTTCTAATCCATCAGATACAGATATTTATGGAATTTTAAATGATATTGAACTTATTATCCATAAGTGTAGTGGATTTGATTATGACTTAGGGGAACTTTTAAGTGTATATTTTGTATTAGCTAGAAAATGTGGTTTGAATTTCTTTGAACTTTATAAAATTTATATAGGTAAAAATATCCTTAATCAATTTAGACAAGAAAATGGTTATAAAGAAGGTAGTTATAAAAAAATATGGAATGGTATAGAAGATAATGAAGTTTTAAATCAAATTTTAAAGGAAACACTAGAATATAAAAAAATTTATCAAAAACTTCAAGAAACTTATAATCAGACCAAATGA
- a CDS encoding DUF2325 domain-containing protein, producing MSVLVIGADEITPIKAVLTNLGAKNIEHWDARNENRVNRKPIPQNTECIVMLTSFLNHNTMKKIKTEAKKRNIPLVCAKRSVSCVYCEYCKIFGLNQTYECTKKA from the coding sequence ATGTCAGTTTTAGTTATTGGAGCAGATGAGATTACGCCAATAAAAGCGGTTTTAACAAATTTAGGTGCAAAAAATATAGAACATTGGGATGCAAGAAATGAAAATAGAGTAAATAGAAAACCTATCCCACAAAATACAGAGTGTATAGTTATGCTAACTAGCTTTTTAAATCACAACACTATGAAAAAAATCAAAACAGAGGCAAAAAAACGCAATATTCCTTTGGTTTGTGCTAAACGCAGTGTTAGCTGTGTTTATTGTGAGTATTGTAAGATTTTTGGCTTAAACCAAACATATGAATGCACAAAAAAGGCATGA
- the fldA gene encoding flavodoxin FldA → MSIAVIYGSSMGNTESAAQMIAQKLGISEVLNIADINAEKINSYDRLICGTSTWGSGDLQDDWDGFDFSSLNLSGKTVAVFGMGDSESYSDTYCSAMGKLAQGLKSAGANLVGAVSTGGYTFEASDAVEGDKFVGLALDNDNHEDLTESRINTWIEQIKPYFS, encoded by the coding sequence ATGTCAATAGCGGTAATTTATGGTAGCTCTATGGGAAATACTGAAAGTGCAGCGCAAATGATTGCACAAAAGTTAGGAATTTCAGAAGTATTAAATATTGCAGATATAAATGCAGAAAAAATTAATTCTTATGATAGATTGATTTGTGGAACTTCTACATGGGGTAGTGGTGATTTACAAGATGATTGGGATGGATTTGATTTTTCATCATTAAATCTTAGTGGTAAAACAGTTGCTGTTTTTGGTATGGGTGATAGTGAAAGCTACTCAGATACTTATTGTAGTGCTATGGGTAAGCTTGCTCAAGGTTTAAAATCAGCAGGTGCAAATTTAGTAGGTGCTGTTTCTACTGGTGGATATACTTTCGAAGCAAGTGATGCGGTTGAGGGAGATAAATTTGTAGGACTTGCATTAGATAACGATAATCACGAGGATTTAACTGAAAGTAGAATTAATACTTGGATAGAGCAAATTAAACCTTATTTTTCTTAA
- a CDS encoding EI24 domain-containing protein: MNILYLSLQDFLSRPFLKFSLLPLFISIVVLVSLVFFTYDVFFSYFDGLINGSFLAWFFSFSIVQFSLAFLSAIGGFFIVIFASVFLTMLIISFLTPYIIQKINKKYYNYIIHKEVNFLEVLIKTLKFIIVFCILFCLATFLLIIPFISIVIYYVVFYYLFHKLLVLDVVSNVLDQETFRDFYKNSSPLYFKIYTLIFFLISSIPFIGIFLQVFYVIFLAHLCYQKILNLEVKK; the protein is encoded by the coding sequence ATGAATATTTTATACTTAAGTTTGCAAGATTTTCTTAGTAGACCTTTTTTAAAATTTTCACTCTTACCTTTGTTTATTAGCATTGTAGTTTTAGTTTCACTTGTATTTTTTACCTATGATGTATTTTTTTCTTATTTTGATGGTTTAATAAATGGAAGTTTTCTAGCTTGGTTTTTTAGCTTTTCTATAGTTCAATTTTCACTTGCTTTTTTAAGCGCTATTGGTGGATTTTTTATAGTAATATTTGCTTCGGTTTTCTTAACTATGCTAATCATTTCTTTTTTAACTCCATATATTATTCAAAAAATTAATAAGAAATATTATAACTACATTATACACAAAGAAGTAAATTTTCTTGAAGTTCTAATAAAAACTCTTAAATTTATTATTGTTTTTTGTATTTTATTTTGTTTAGCAACTTTTTTACTTATTATACCTTTTATTAGTATTGTTATATATTATGTTGTATTTTATTACTTATTTCACAAATTACTTGTGTTAGATGTAGTTAGCAATGTTTTAGATCAAGAAACTTTTAGAGATTTCTATAAAAACTCATCACCTTTATATTTTAAAATATACACATTAATATTTTTTTTAATTTCAAGTATTCCTTTTATCGGAATATTTTTGCAAGTTTTTTATGTGATTTTTTTAGCACACTTATGCTATCAAAAAATTTTAAACTTAGAAGTTAAAAAATAA